From one Triticum aestivum cultivar Chinese Spring chromosome 4B, IWGSC CS RefSeq v2.1, whole genome shotgun sequence genomic stretch:
- the LOC123089519 gene encoding uncharacterized protein produces MEVSGSPQDLGDSFSYGWLSQAPPSMDRLAADVALYSFGGSRSSFIDMEDPSELFSMRWTTPTASDFDFGLPAPADGGAASPAHLVSASQIFRGGRLLPCEPGGCSYATARQDADGSVARRAAEAVPRLSPPSSPLFHSAQSTPLSLSACSSATGKHAGQRPMTRRRGGSSPWKVLLRYVRFLMPLYRKARARRADRRVAPAGSPSRGSTSSAVEWCHGNADTAVHDAILYCKKSSGKDALP; encoded by the exons ATGGAGGTGAGCGGCTCGCCGCAGGACCTCGGCGACAGCTTCTCCTACGGCTGGCTCAGCCAGGCGCCGCCCTCCATGGACCGCCTCGCCGCCGACGTGGCCCTCTACTCCTTCGGCGGCTCCAGGTCCTCCTTCATCGACATGGAGGACCCCTCCGAGCTCTTCTCCATGCGGTGGACCACGCCGACGGCGAGCGACTTTGACTTCGGCCTCCCGGCGCCGGCCGACGGCGGGGCCGCGTCCCCGGCGCACCTGGTCAGCGCCAGCCAGATCTTCCGCGGCGGCCGGCTCCTCCCCTGCGAGCCCGGCGGCTGCTCCTACGCGACCGCACGGCAGGACGCCGACGGCTCGGTGGCCCGTCGCGCCGCGGAAGCCGTGCCGCGGCTGTCGCCCCCGTCGTCGCCGCTGTTCCACTCGGCGCAGAGCACGCCGCTGTCGCTGAGCGCGTGCTCCAGCGCGACGGGCAAGCACGCCGGGCAGCGCCCGATGACGAGGCGGCGCGGCGGGTCGTCGCCGTGGAAGGTGCTGCTGAGGTACGTGCGGTTCCTGATGCCGCTGTACCGGAAGGCGAGGGCGAGGCGCGCGGACAGACGGGTGGCGCCGGCGGGGAGCCCCTCGCGCGGGTCCACGTCGAGCGCCGTCGAGTGGTGCCACGGCAATGCCGACACGGCCGTCCACGACGCCATCCTCTACTGCAAGAAGTCCAGC GGAAAAGATGCGCTGCCATGA